A stretch of the Methanobacterium veterum genome encodes the following:
- a CDS encoding YhbD family protein, which yields MEDDLISKKELLELTGISYGQLYRWKRKNLIPEEWFIKKSTFTGQETFFPKERILDRVEKIKNMKGDVSLDDLADMLSPNLMETVLESEKLVEKNIVSKTTLDFYTQKRGEVAKFAFEKMLYLYILDKMFESGKINFDEGEIILKLLEEEYPKFKGKGGELLFLRKLGISSCCLVSNICDIYFEDSMKIIERMNLSDLIEELKIKIA from the coding sequence ATGGAAGATGATTTAATATCCAAAAAAGAGCTTTTGGAATTAACTGGAATTTCCTACGGCCAGCTTTACCGCTGGAAAAGGAAAAATCTCATACCTGAAGAATGGTTCATTAAGAAATCTACATTTACAGGCCAGGAGACATTTTTTCCAAAAGAAAGGATACTGGATAGGGTTGAGAAGATAAAAAACATGAAAGGAGACGTATCACTGGATGATCTGGCTGACATGCTTTCTCCAAACTTAATGGAAACCGTGCTTGAAAGTGAGAAATTAGTGGAAAAGAACATTGTTTCAAAAACTACCCTTGATTTTTATACCCAAAAGAGAGGAGAGGTAGCGAAATTTGCCTTTGAAAAGATGCTTTACTTATATATTTTGGACAAAATGTTTGAATCTGGAAAAATCAATTTTGACGAGGGAGAAATAATATTAAAACTTTTAGAAGAGGAATATCCTAAATTTAAGGGAAAAGGTGGAGAACTGCTTTTCCTGCGTAAGCTTGGAATTTCAAGCTGCTGTCTTGTCTCAAATATTTGTGATATTTATTTTGAAGACAGCATGAAAATCATTGAAAGGATGAATCTTTCAGACTTAATCGAGGAATTAAAAATAAAAATAGCTTAA
- a CDS encoding amidohydrolase family protein: MITIENGKVLYGEGMGAIKANVVIEDDKIVEITKDKVKNGKKIDAKGCIVAPAFINSHVHIGDSIACDVGDGKTIAEIVKPPNGLKHRILEESKPEEIINSMKRSMNDMLASGTSTFVDFREGGLEGILLLEEASEDIQIRKIVLGRDNSFFDPDVGKGEIKSITKNLLKSCDGIGLSGFGEIRDEVVALIAKICEKHGKISAIHTAEYEKLQEDSIKATGKSEVQRAVEADLNTLIHVTSPVRGDLKLIGDSGSSVVSCPRSNGTLSVGIPPLSDMLKHKINVLLGTDNIMFNSPNMLREMEYALKVTRGYYREYFSPAEIFKMATVNAANAFGLDTGCIKEESTADIIIVKEFSGNSILSLINRTEPKDIVGLITEGNIVYIN, encoded by the coding sequence ATGATAACAATTGAAAATGGCAAAGTACTATATGGAGAAGGCATGGGTGCCATTAAGGCAAATGTGGTAATTGAAGATGATAAAATAGTTGAAATTACTAAAGATAAAGTCAAAAATGGCAAAAAGATCGATGCAAAGGGATGTATTGTGGCCCCTGCATTTATTAATTCTCATGTGCATATCGGCGATTCTATAGCATGTGATGTTGGGGATGGAAAAACTATAGCTGAAATTGTTAAACCACCAAACGGCCTTAAACATAGGATACTTGAAGAATCAAAACCTGAAGAAATCATAAATTCCATGAAGCGATCTATGAATGATATGCTTGCAAGCGGTACTTCGACTTTCGTTGATTTTAGAGAAGGTGGACTTGAGGGGATACTTTTACTAGAAGAAGCCTCTGAAGATATTCAAATACGAAAAATAGTTCTTGGAAGGGATAACTCATTTTTTGATCCTGATGTGGGAAAGGGAGAAATTAAAAGCATCACTAAGAATCTCCTTAAATCATGTGATGGTATAGGTTTAAGCGGATTTGGAGAAATAAGGGATGAAGTGGTGGCTTTAATTGCTAAAATATGTGAAAAACATGGAAAAATCTCTGCAATACATACTGCAGAATATGAAAAACTGCAGGAGGATTCTATTAAAGCAACTGGAAAGAGTGAAGTTCAAAGGGCTGTTGAAGCAGATTTAAATACTTTAATTCATGTTACATCTCCTGTTAGGGGTGATTTAAAATTGATAGGTGACAGCGGTAGTTCAGTGGTCTCATGCCCTCGATCAAATGGAACACTTTCTGTTGGAATTCCACCACTAAGTGACATGCTTAAACATAAAATAAATGTACTTCTTGGAACAGATAATATAATGTTTAATTCCCCTAATATGTTGAGGGAAATGGAATATGCCTTGAAAGTAACTCGTGGCTATTACCGAGAATATTTTTCTCCCGCAGAAATATTTAAGATGGCGACAGTAAACGCTGCAAATGCCTTTGGTTTAGATACAGGATGTATAAAAGAAGAAAGTACTGCAGATATTATCATTGTAAAAGAATTTTCAGGTAATTCAATACTATCTCTTATTAACAGAACAGAACCGAAAGATATAGTTGGTTTAATCACAGAAGGCAATATTGTATATATTAATTAA
- a CDS encoding ABC transporter ATP-binding protein: MTNNVIEVKSLVKKYGNFTAVDNISFSIKKGEIFAFLGPNGAGKTTTVEIMECLKSSTAGSVNILGFDIKKDEMKVKQKIGVLPQDFNAFEWLTVYENIDYFAQMYPKHVDVDGLVKMLSLEHKRDVLFKDLSGGLKQRVGIAIALVNDPEIVFLDEPSTGLDPKARRDVWDAVKELKKQGKTVFLTTHYMDEAHYLAGRVCVLHNGHIIAEGTPEDLINRYGGGNMLIIRECDEHTRDELIKAIPDCKVEGNDILVELEEGNGMKSMSDAISIINASGLTCEELYVKKATLEDVFLNLTGDKLVEGGK, translated from the coding sequence ATGACAAATAACGTAATTGAAGTGAAATCTCTGGTAAAAAAATATGGAAATTTCACTGCAGTAGATAATATATCATTTAGTATCAAAAAAGGCGAAATATTCGCTTTCCTTGGTCCTAATGGTGCAGGTAAAACAACAACAGTTGAAATAATGGAATGTCTTAAAAGTTCAACTGCAGGTTCTGTAAATATTCTTGGATTTGACATTAAAAAAGACGAAATGAAAGTTAAACAAAAAATTGGTGTGCTTCCGCAGGATTTTAATGCATTTGAATGGTTGACAGTCTATGAAAATATCGATTATTTTGCTCAAATGTACCCAAAACATGTAGACGTAGATGGTCTCGTCAAAATGTTGAGTTTAGAGCATAAAAGAGACGTTTTATTTAAGGACCTTTCTGGAGGTTTAAAACAACGTGTGGGGATTGCTATAGCATTGGTTAACGATCCGGAAATAGTTTTTCTTGATGAACCAAGCACTGGTCTTGACCCAAAAGCAAGAAGAGATGTATGGGATGCAGTTAAGGAATTAAAAAAACAGGGTAAGACAGTATTTCTTACAACTCATTACATGGATGAAGCCCACTATCTTGCAGGTAGGGTGTGTGTATTACATAATGGCCATATCATTGCTGAAGGAACCCCTGAAGACTTAATAAACCGTTACGGTGGGGGTAATATGCTTATTATCAGAGAATGTGACGAACATACAAGAGATGAACTTATTAAAGCTATCCCTGATTGTAAAGTTGAAGGTAATGATATTTTGGTAGAATTAGAAGAAGGGAATGGTATGAAGAGCATGTCTGATGCAATATCTATTATTAATGCAAGTGGTTTAACATGTGAAGAGCTTTACGTTAAAAAAGCAACTCTTGAAGATGTATTTTTAAATTTAACTGGTGACAAGCTTGTTGAAGGAGGAAAATAG
- the larE gene encoding ATP-dependent sacrificial sulfur transferase LarE, with translation MDLEQKIEKIKECLKDKEVIIAFSGGADSTLIAKIAKDVCKEAAAVTVDNGVLPPDCISNATEIANEIGIPHEVVRYNLLENETFKSNLPSRCFICKNEMYSKLQDIANEKGIDTIIDGTNISDLLEDRPGIMVNYEKNIVSPLVYAGFTDEDVRKTLEKLNIHYSTSTTCFATRISRYGEITPKKINRISYAESLIKNMVRDGPVRVRDDNDIARIEVGNVEKLLNMGILNHINSELKAVGFKRVALDISGYGEPGKELVVYKPCKDEENKIMFETELPYEVDIKNTCSELKKRGSTKCSEQMGIVMLEIEGRNVTVFKTGKIVARRVADKEDAEKILIDVLPRIRRKLE, from the coding sequence ATGGACCTTGAACAGAAAATAGAAAAAATAAAAGAATGCCTTAAAGATAAAGAAGTTATAATTGCTTTTTCAGGTGGTGCAGACAGCACACTTATTGCGAAAATAGCAAAAGACGTGTGTAAAGAAGCTGCAGCCGTAACAGTAGATAATGGAGTTCTTCCTCCAGACTGTATCAGCAACGCAACTGAAATTGCAAATGAAATTGGGATTCCCCACGAAGTGGTGAGGTACAATCTCCTGGAAAATGAAACTTTCAAATCTAATTTACCAAGCAGATGTTTTATCTGTAAAAATGAAATGTACAGCAAGTTACAGGATATAGCAAACGAGAAAGGGATTGACACCATAATTGATGGGACAAATATCAGTGATTTACTGGAAGACCGTCCAGGAATAATGGTCAATTATGAAAAAAATATAGTCAGCCCCCTCGTATATGCTGGTTTTACAGACGAAGATGTTAGAAAAACTCTTGAAAAGCTAAATATACATTATTCAACATCTACAACCTGTTTTGCAACCAGAATTTCCAGATACGGTGAGATAACTCCTAAAAAAATAAACAGGATAAGCTATGCTGAATCACTTATCAAAAACATGGTAAGAGACGGTCCTGTAAGGGTAAGGGACGACAATGATATTGCCAGGATCGAAGTTGGAAATGTCGAAAAACTATTAAACATGGGAATTTTAAATCATATAAACTCAGAATTAAAAGCCGTTGGTTTTAAACGTGTTGCATTAGATATTAGCGGTTATGGCGAGCCGGGAAAAGAATTAGTTGTTTATAAACCATGTAAAGATGAAGAAAATAAAATAATGTTTGAAACAGAACTGCCATATGAAGTAGATATTAAAAATACATGTTCAGAGCTTAAGAAACGTGGATCTACTAAATGTTCAGAGCAAATGGGAATAGTAATGCTTGAAATAGAGGGTAGGAATGTAACGGTATTTAAAACAGGTAAAATCGTTGCCAGACGTGTTGCAGATAAAGAAGATGCAGAAAAGATTTTAATTGATGTTCTGCCACGTATTAGAAGAAAATTGGAGTAA
- a CDS encoding TfuA-related McrA-glycine thioamidation protein has translation MHLNKKNIIIFLGPSMSADEASKILDADYRPPIQRGDVTAALQDNPDIIGIIDGVFHQQPAVSHREILNALKKGVKIVGGASMGALRASELDDFGMVGIGYVYNQYKNGFIESDDDVAIVINPINLEQLSDSLVSMEYNFKKMLEEGVISGEEFNRLFKTAKSIFYPKRTYDLVFKNADIDDSKVKEIKKSLDDEGIDIKRQDAVDVIKYIKNMTE, from the coding sequence TTGCATTTAAACAAAAAGAATATCATAATCTTTCTCGGACCATCAATGAGTGCTGATGAAGCTTCCAAAATATTAGATGCCGATTATCGTCCCCCAATACAGAGAGGAGATGTAACAGCTGCATTGCAGGATAATCCCGACATAATTGGGATTATAGACGGTGTTTTTCACCAGCAGCCTGCAGTTTCCCACCGCGAAATATTAAATGCACTTAAAAAAGGAGTTAAAATTGTGGGCGGTGCGAGTATGGGTGCCCTTCGAGCATCGGAACTTGATGACTTTGGAATGGTTGGAATAGGTTATGTTTACAACCAGTATAAAAACGGCTTTATCGAATCAGATGATGATGTGGCTATTGTTATTAACCCCATAAATTTAGAACAGCTCTCAGATTCACTTGTCAGCATGGAATACAACTTCAAAAAGATGCTTGAGGAAGGAGTAATATCTGGAGAAGAATTTAACAGATTATTTAAAACTGCAAAATCTATCTTCTATCCAAAAAGAACCTATGATTTGGTTTTTAAGAATGCTGATATTGATGATAGTAAAGTTAAAGAAATTAAAAAGTCTTTAGATGATGAAGGAATTGATATTAAACGACAGGATGCAGTTGATGTTATAAAATACATTAAAAACATGACCGAATGA
- a CDS encoding TIGR00295 family protein, which translates to MTVEILKHLNCPTHLINHSKAVCRKALKLSSNFDVDIELVETGALLHDIGRSKTNGIDHAVVGAEILKDMGFPDSVSNIALRHIGAGIPKEEALQLGLPPQNYIPLTLEEKIVAHADNLTHWDKEVDLDFVIKKWKERRGTDHPSIPRIIKLHQEIVGSDIN; encoded by the coding sequence TTGACTGTTGAAATTTTAAAGCATTTAAATTGCCCTACTCATTTAATTAATCATTCCAAGGCTGTCTGTAGAAAAGCCTTGAAATTATCTTCTAATTTTGATGTTGATATCGAACTGGTAGAAACAGGTGCCCTACTCCACGATATTGGGAGATCTAAAACAAACGGCATAGATCATGCAGTAGTAGGTGCAGAAATCCTAAAAGATATGGGATTCCCAGATTCCGTTTCAAATATTGCACTGAGACATATAGGTGCAGGTATTCCAAAAGAAGAAGCTCTACAACTGGGTTTACCGCCTCAAAATTATATTCCACTTACACTCGAAGAAAAAATTGTCGCCCATGCAGATAATTTAACCCACTGGGACAAAGAAGTAGATTTAGATTTTGTAATTAAAAAATGGAAAGAAAGACGGGGAACTGATCATCCATCAATTCCACGAATTATCAAGCTCCACCAGGAGATTGTAGGTTCTGATATCAATTAA
- a CDS encoding ABC transporter permease codes for MSRITTDIKYSFKETFRDRMNIFWMFVFPIVLFLLFGYIFGGQSGSITLYYQDNDGSQMSNTFIQALNSTGALELKDGSGMNLEQMLRDGKVSAYLEIPKGFGQDIVTTGSGGVPSADLPIYYDKSKSTSMAAVSVVQQVANGFNMKMAGAKNIINVNPTEAASSGMNYFDFLLPGILAITIMSAATNMAVGTIARLRSTGVFRKLSTTPLSSKEWIAARITTWTVLVILSLAVAVFLAWLVFNIHPNINLISLLLIVLGTALFAGFGIVVANFVKNEESAMNAVGVITFPLMFVSGTLIPVENMPWFLQYLAKISPLTYLSEGLRSSMITGNTGDAAINLAIVAVLGIILFGLGAATFSWKED; via the coding sequence ATGTCACGAATTACTACTGATATTAAATACAGTTTTAAAGAGACCTTCAGGGATAGAATGAACATTTTCTGGATGTTTGTATTTCCTATAGTTCTATTTCTCTTATTTGGATACATATTTGGTGGTCAGTCTGGCTCCATAACACTGTATTACCAGGACAATGATGGGTCGCAGATGTCTAATACATTTATTCAGGCGCTGAACTCTACGGGCGCACTGGAACTCAAAGATGGTTCGGGCATGAATCTGGAGCAGATGCTCAGGGATGGAAAAGTCTCTGCATATCTTGAAATACCGAAAGGATTCGGGCAAGACATTGTAACGACAGGATCGGGTGGTGTTCCCAGCGCTGATCTACCAATATACTACGATAAGTCAAAATCAACCTCCATGGCAGCTGTTTCTGTGGTTCAACAGGTTGCAAATGGCTTCAACATGAAAATGGCGGGTGCCAAAAATATTATCAATGTAAACCCAACTGAAGCTGCTTCATCTGGAATGAACTACTTTGACTTCCTGCTACCTGGAATACTTGCTATTACCATAATGTCTGCTGCAACAAATATGGCGGTGGGAACTATTGCAAGATTACGCAGCACTGGTGTGTTTCGAAAACTTTCAACTACACCCCTCTCAAGTAAGGAATGGATCGCTGCAAGAATTACCACATGGACTGTGCTGGTGATTCTTTCTCTGGCAGTAGCTGTATTCCTGGCATGGCTTGTATTTAACATACATCCAAATATCAACCTGATAAGTTTACTGCTTATTGTCCTTGGGACTGCACTTTTTGCAGGGTTTGGAATAGTGGTTGCAAACTTCGTTAAAAATGAAGAATCTGCCATGAACGCTGTGGGAGTTATAACATTTCCATTGATGTTCGTTTCAGGGACTTTAATACCTGTTGAGAATATGCCGTGGTTCCTGCAGTATTTGGCAAAAATATCTCCTTTAACTTACCTGAGTGAAGGTTTGAGGAGCTCTATGATTACTGGAAACACTGGAGATGCGGCTATTAATCTTGCAATTGTTGCAGTACTTGGAATCATACTGTTTGGATTAGGAGCAGCTACTTTTAGCTGGAAAGAGGATTAA
- a CDS encoding bactofilin family protein, giving the protein MEKVKDLKIYGSGSSSGGEYNKIRIMGEGRINGDINCTDLKISGEGTVEGNLKAVNNVSVMGEGMLDGNVDCTDFKVNGECGVDGSLKSEGKVTIRGEADVKGNLKAQKVKVQGELEVNGELFADEVKITGNISSGGDCNAEIFTVEGGLTIDGLLNADIVKINLYWPCKVHEIGGSEITVKKSGKLSFLGLKLIVTPGRQNELTADIIEGDRVYLENTTAKVVRGTDIIIGSGCKIELVEFTNSFKQDEKSDVITNKKI; this is encoded by the coding sequence ATGGAAAAAGTTAAAGATTTAAAAATTTATGGATCTGGAAGTTCATCTGGCGGGGAATACAATAAAATCCGCATAATGGGAGAAGGAAGAATAAATGGCGATATTAATTGTACCGATCTTAAAATAAGTGGAGAAGGTACAGTAGAAGGTAATTTAAAAGCAGTAAATAATGTCAGCGTAATGGGGGAAGGAATGTTAGATGGAAATGTTGACTGCACTGATTTTAAAGTTAATGGGGAATGTGGAGTTGATGGCAGTTTAAAATCGGAAGGTAAAGTGACCATAAGGGGCGAGGCAGATGTTAAAGGTAATTTAAAAGCTCAAAAGGTTAAAGTTCAGGGGGAACTTGAAGTTAATGGCGAGTTATTTGCAGATGAGGTGAAAATTACAGGAAATATCAGCTCTGGCGGAGATTGCAACGCTGAAATTTTCACTGTAGAAGGAGGCCTTACAATTGACGGTTTGTTAAATGCAGATATAGTAAAAATAAACTTATACTGGCCGTGTAAAGTACATGAAATTGGTGGATCGGAAATTACAGTTAAAAAAAGTGGAAAATTAAGCTTTTTAGGCCTTAAACTTATTGTTACGCCTGGCAGGCAAAATGAACTTACTGCAGATATCATTGAAGGAGACAGGGTTTACCTTGAAAATACAACTGCAAAAGTGGTGAGAGGGACTGATATAATCATTGGGTCTGGCTGTAAAATTGAACTTGTAGAATTTACCAATAGCTTCAAACAGGATGAAAAATCGGATGTAATTACTAATAAGAAAATATAA
- the tfe gene encoding transcription factor E produces MLNETMVQELIHEVTEDNEHSLTIIKCLLEGKITDEEISEEIEVRLNIVRRILYKLYDAGLASYKRSKDPETQWYTYSWTFEKDSVIETISKNYEEKAEEIEESLAYEEDNMFFVCVNGCRFKFEEAAEYNFICPECDETLEYQDNTSVITNLKEQMN; encoded by the coding sequence ATTCTAAATGAAACTATGGTTCAAGAATTGATCCATGAAGTCACTGAAGATAATGAACATAGTCTCACCATTATCAAGTGTCTTTTAGAAGGTAAAATAACCGATGAAGAAATTTCAGAAGAAATTGAAGTAAGGCTCAATATAGTGAGAAGAATTCTTTACAAACTTTACGATGCAGGACTTGCAAGCTACAAGCGAAGTAAGGACCCGGAAACTCAGTGGTACACCTACAGCTGGACATTTGAAAAAGACAGCGTTATTGAAACTATTTCTAAGAACTACGAAGAAAAAGCAGAAGAAATCGAAGAATCATTAGCATATGAAGAGGACAATATGTTCTTTGTGTGTGTCAACGGTTGTAGATTTAAATTTGAAGAAGCTGCAGAGTACAACTTCATATGTCCTGAATGTGATGAAACACTAGAGTACCAGGATAACACTTCCGTAATTACTAATTTAAAAGAACAAATGAACTAA
- a CDS encoding universal stress protein translates to MYEKILLPTDGSENAKRAAEQAFQIGSRSGAEILVLYVVETPRFSGIRSVNKTELKKELEQDVQRVFDEYSGMLTGIMDGGKCQKDVKLDLKFKEGSPADKILKTIDEEDIDLVVMGTAGRHGVNRFLLGSVAENTMRSAPCPVLVIR, encoded by the coding sequence ATGTATGAAAAAATTTTACTGCCTACAGACGGTTCTGAAAATGCAAAAAGGGCTGCAGAACAAGCTTTTCAAATAGGAAGTAGAAGCGGTGCAGAGATACTGGTTTTATATGTGGTTGAAACCCCTAGATTTAGTGGAATTAGATCAGTTAATAAAACTGAACTAAAAAAAGAATTAGAGCAGGACGTACAAAGGGTTTTTGACGAGTATTCTGGCATGCTGACCGGAATTATGGATGGCGGAAAATGTCAGAAGGATGTTAAATTGGATTTGAAGTTTAAGGAAGGGTCTCCTGCAGATAAAATACTCAAAACTATAGATGAAGAAGATATAGATCTTGTGGTAATGGGCACTGCGGGAAGACATGGTGTTAACAGATTTTTGCTTGGAAGTGTAGCTGAAAACACTATGAGATCGGCACCATGCCCGGTTTTAGTAATACGTTAA
- a CDS encoding universal stress protein: MYKKILLPTDGSEYANKAAKHAIWLARLNGAELIALNVIETSSLVGLPAEDLIVRIKEMLKEEGRKSLEKISDILKESKIEDECQKEVKLTLSTKEGSPSDIIINTVKEEGVDLIVMGTSGKHGLDRFLLGSVTENVVRSSQCPVLVVH; the protein is encoded by the coding sequence ATGTATAAAAAAATTTTACTGCCCACAGATGGTTCTGAGTATGCAAACAAGGCTGCAAAACATGCAATATGGCTTGCAAGATTAAACGGCGCAGAACTCATAGCTCTAAATGTAATTGAGACATCATCGCTTGTCGGATTACCTGCAGAGGATCTTATAGTGCGGATTAAAGAGATGCTAAAAGAAGAAGGGCGTAAATCACTGGAGAAGATTTCTGACATATTAAAGGAAAGTAAAATTGAAGACGAATGTCAAAAAGAAGTTAAATTGACCCTTAGTACTAAAGAAGGCTCTCCTTCAGATATTATAATAAATACTGTGAAAGAAGAAGGTGTTGACCTTATTGTAATGGGTACTTCAGGAAAACATGGATTAGACCGATTTTTGCTTGGAAGTGTGACTGAAAACGTGGTACGATCATCACAGTGTCCTGTTTTAGTCGTGCATTAA
- a CDS encoding CBS domain-containing protein → MLVKEVMSEDIHYIQVPGNRLNALELMREKNVSGLPVVKSGTKTLVGLVTRSDLVNNPDEEQIALIMTRNLVTTTPDDDIKDAAIKMIENNIRRVPVVHDGELVGLVTAFDLIQNALSKLSIEEPVKDYMLQNIPTTWERTPLNVAFEMMRYSGFKVLIALNKDGKLSGILTETDFINESEVVSERTVHNTSVGTEGDKWSWDSTNVLYVIKNHLKFSDKEVKDVSAADLVTATTRTTVTECANKMRHHNIEQIPVIDVDGELTGLVRATDLIKSIKD, encoded by the coding sequence ATGCTTGTAAAAGAGGTAATGTCAGAGGATATACACTATATACAGGTTCCAGGGAACCGTTTGAACGCTCTGGAATTAATGCGAGAAAAGAATGTGTCAGGGCTGCCTGTTGTAAAATCTGGAACAAAGACACTTGTTGGATTAGTTACAAGATCAGATCTTGTAAATAACCCAGATGAAGAACAAATAGCTCTTATAATGACTAGAAATCTGGTAACAACTACTCCAGATGATGATATTAAAGATGCTGCAATCAAAATGATAGAAAACAACATAAGAAGAGTTCCAGTTGTTCATGATGGGGAATTAGTTGGTTTAGTTACTGCATTTGACTTGATACAAAATGCATTGTCTAAATTAAGTATTGAAGAACCGGTTAAAGATTATATGCTTCAAAACATCCCTACAACATGGGAAAGAACTCCTTTGAATGTAGCTTTTGAAATGATGAGGTACTCTGGATTTAAAGTGTTAATTGCATTGAATAAAGATGGAAAATTGTCTGGAATACTCACTGAAACTGATTTTATAAATGAAAGTGAGGTTGTCTCGGAACGGACAGTCCATAACACATCTGTAGGGACTGAAGGAGATAAATGGTCATGGGACAGTACAAATGTTCTGTATGTCATAAAAAACCATCTTAAATTTTCTGATAAGGAAGTTAAAGATGTTTCCGCAGCTGATTTAGTAACAGCCACCACAAGAACCACTGTAACAGAGTGTGCCAATAAAATGAGGCATCATAATATTGAGCAGATACCAGTTATAGATGTTGATGGAGAATTAACAGGACTTGTAAGAGCTACAGACCTAATAAAATCAATTAAGGATTAA
- a CDS encoding polymer-forming cytoskeletal protein has protein sequence MEKSISDLKINGHGSSTGGKYNSVTINGNGSINGDLECVYLRINGQGNVKGSTKAESFKINGNSSIKGNLESEKIKVNGMTHIEGNLSVEDAETYGNITIGGDCNAEIFRVDGMFAVEGLLNAGELKLNLHGPSRAREIGGEKITVKKMGRFGLRGLKNFIWPHGHDKGLNADVIEGDDVYLENTHAKVVRGNNIELGPDCEIELVEYNESFKQDENTVVGTHRRI, from the coding sequence ATGGAAAAGAGCATATCTGACCTGAAAATCAATGGTCATGGAAGTTCAACTGGGGGTAAATACAACTCAGTAACTATAAATGGGAATGGAAGTATAAACGGTGATCTGGAATGTGTTTACCTGAGAATTAATGGACAGGGTAATGTTAAAGGCAGTACAAAAGCAGAATCCTTTAAAATTAATGGTAACAGCTCAATAAAGGGGAATTTAGAATCTGAGAAAATTAAAGTTAATGGTATGACACATATTGAAGGGAATTTATCTGTAGAAGATGCTGAAACCTATGGGAATATCACTATTGGGGGGGACTGCAACGCTGAAATATTCCGTGTAGACGGCATGTTTGCAGTTGAAGGCCTTTTAAACGCAGGTGAATTAAAACTCAATTTACATGGGCCATCCCGGGCACGTGAAATTGGTGGTGAGAAAATCACGGTTAAAAAAATGGGCCGGTTTGGATTAAGAGGTCTAAAAAACTTTATCTGGCCACATGGGCATGATAAAGGTCTTAATGCAGATGTTATCGAAGGAGATGATGTTTACCTTGAGAATACTCATGCCAAAGTCGTGAGGGGAAATAACATAGAATTAGGGCCTGACTGTGAAATTGAACTTGTAGAATACAATGAAAGTTTCAAACAGGATGAGAATACTGTGGTTGGTACTCACAGGAGGATATAA